The following coding sequences are from one Macaca nemestrina isolate mMacNem1 chromosome 1, mMacNem.hap1, whole genome shotgun sequence window:
- the LOC105482813 gene encoding RNA binding motif protein, X-linked-like-1: MVEADRPGKLFIGGLNTETNEKALETVFGKYGRIVEVLLIKDRETNKSRGFAFVTFESPADAKDAARDMNGKSLDGKAIKVEQATKPSFERGRHGPPPPPRSRGPPRGFRAGRGGSGGTRGPPSRGGHMDDGGYSMHFNMSSSRGPLPVKRGPPPRSGGPSPKRSAPSGLVRSSSGMGGRAPLSRGRDSYGGPPRREPLPSRRDVYLYPRDDGYSTKDSYSSRDYPSSRDTRDYAPPPRDYTYRDYGHSSSRDDYPSRGYGDRDGYGRDRDYSDHPSGGSYRDSYESYGNSRSAPPTRGPPPSYGGSSRYDDYSSSRDGYGGSRDNYSSSRSDLYSSGCDRVGRQERGLPPSVERGYPSPRDSYSSSSRGAPRGGGPGGSRSDRGGGRSRY; this comes from the coding sequence atggttgaagCAGATCGCCCGGGAAAGCTCTTCATTGGTGGGCTTAATACGGAAACAAATGAGAAAGCTCTTGAAACAGTATTTGGCAAATATGGACGAATAGTGGAAGTACTCTTGATAAAAGACCGTGAAACTAACAAATCAAGAGGATTTGCTTTTGTCACCTTTGAAAGCCCAGCAGATGCTAAGGATGCAGCCAGAGACATGAATGGAAAGTCATTAGATGGAAAAGCCATCAAAGTGGAACAAGCCACCAAACCATCATTTGAAAGAGGTAGACATGGACCGCCCCCACCTCCAAGAAGTAGAGGTCCTCCACGAGGTTTTAGAGCTggaagaggaggaagtggaggaacCAGGGGACCTCCTTCACGAGGAGGACACATGGATGACGGTGGATATTCCATGCATTTTAACATGAGTTCTTCCAGGGGACCACTCCCAGTGAAAAGAGGACCACCACCAAGAAGTGGGGGTCCTTCTCCTAAGAGATCTGCACCTTCAGGACTAGTTCGCAGCAGCAGTGGCATGGGAGGAAGAGCTCCTCTATCACGTGGAAGAGATAGTTACGGAGGTCCACCTCGAAGGGAACCGCTCCCCTCTCGTAGAGATGTTTATTTGTACCCAAGAGATGATGGGTATTCTACTAAAGACAGCTATTCAAGCAGAGATTACCCAAGTTCTCGTGATACAAGAGATTATGCACCACCACCACGAGATTATACTTACCGTGATTATGGTCATTCCAGTTCACGTGATGACTATCCATCAAGAGGCTATGGCGATAGAGATGGATATGGTCGTGATCGTGACTATTCAGATCATCCAAGTGGAGGTTCCTACAGAGATTCATATGAGAGTTATGGTAACTCACGTAGTGCCCCACCTACACGAGGGCCCCCGCCATCTTATGGTGGAAGCAGTCGCTATGATGATTATAGCAGTTCACGTGATGGATATGGTGGAAGTCGGGACAATTACTCAAGCAGCCGAAGTGATCTCTACTCAAGTGGTTGTGATCGGGTTGGCAGACAAGAAAGAGGGCTTCCCCCTTCTGTAGAAAGGGGGTACCCTTCTCCACGTGATTCCTACAGCAGTTCAAGCCGGGGAGCACCAAGAGGTGGTGGCCCTGGAGGAAGCCGATCTGATAGAGGGGGAGGCAGAAGCAGAtactag